GATTCCAAACCTGATAAGGACTTATTTGAAGGTATCAATTTTAAATGGGATAGATTTACAGAAACTGCTTACTTGGATGATGCTATTCAAAAATGTATTGCGGAATTTAATCCCAGTCATCCAGAGAATTCCTTGGATCAATTAATAGGAATATACAAGGTGCTAGATGAATTAAGAATAGGTCATTCTGATATGTCCTTTTGGGTAAATCAGAAGTTGGCAGCTTGTAAAAATTTGATTATTCAATGTGCAGGTCTGTGGATGGAAGCATATCCGAAAGATTATACTGTAGTTCCTGGTAATACAATACAGGTTACAGCTCAAATCTTAGTTAGAAATCCTGTACCTGTCCAGTTTAATGCGATTAGCTTTTTTAAGCAAACAAATAAGAGTATGAATAAGACTTTGAAGCAAAATATAATGGAAACAATTGAGCAGTCAGAGAAACTGCCGGGGAATTTAGCTTATTCTAATCCATATTGGTTGAATCAATCTCATTCCGTAGGAATGTATTCAGTAAATGATCAAATGTTAATCGGCAAACCTGAAAATGATTTTGCCGAAAAGGTTGTATTTGATATTACAATTAAAGATCTGAATTTACAAATTGAACGAGGACTTTCTTATAAATATACGGATCCAGTGAAAGGAGAAGTATATCGCCCTATGGAAGTATTACCTCCTGCAACAGTGAATATATCCAGTAATGTTTGGGTATTTAGTTCTACCGAGCCTAAGAAAATTGAATTTAAAGTTAAAGCGAATCAAGCACGTGTGAAAGGATTAATTCAAGTCAAAGTTCCAGAAGGTTGGACCTTAGATTTGGAGGATGCTAATTTTGAAATTGCTGAAAAAAATGGAGAAGCTCAAATAAATGGATACCTTCATCCATCCGATTCTGGTAAAGATGGAAAGCTGGAAGTTTCTTTACTGATCAATGAAAGAACCTATACTAAGAGTATTACACGTATTGAGTATGACCATATTCCGTATCAATTCTTTTTATCGGATGCGACAGCTCAGTTAGTACATTTGGATTTAGTAAAAACAGGAACTAAGATTGGATATATTCCAGGGGCAGGAGATAAGGTAGCTGATAATCTCAAACAAATTGGATATGAGATTACTATATTGAATAATGAAGATTTGGATAAAATAGATTTAGCTCAATTTGATGCTATTGTTACAGGAATTCGAGCCTATAATGTGAATACACATTTGCATATTTATCATGAGAAATTAATGAATTATGTGCATACAGGAGGGAACCTTATTGTTCAATACAATACGAATAACCGAATAGCTCCGCTTAAAGAGCAAATAGGACCTTTCCCTTTTGAAATTACAAATGGCCGTGTGACAGATGAAACAGCAGAAGTCAAATTTAATAACCCAAAGGCATCTGTTTTGAATGTGCCTAACAAGATAACAGAAGAGGATTTTAAGGGTTGGATTCAAGAGCGGGGATTATATTTTGCTGATAAGATAGACAGAAATTACGATGCTATTTTCTCTATGCATGACAAAGGAGAAAAGGATTTAAAAGGGAGTTTAATTATAGGTAAATACGGTAAAGGAAACTTTGTCTATACCGGACTAGCCTTCTTTAGAGAACTCCCAGCAGGTGTACCTGGAGCTTATCGCTTATTTGTGAATCTATTAAGTCTTCCCCAAAATTAAGGGAGCAGGTTT
The DNA window shown above is from Brumimicrobium sp. and carries:
- a CDS encoding PIG-L family deacetylase gives rise to the protein MKIFSILIGIFFTQFLFAQTSPEFNSAQILHELKKLNTVGSVLYIAAHPDDENTRLIAYLTNELHLRTGYLSLTRGDGGQNLIGTEQGEALGLIRTQELLAARRVDGAEQFFTRANDFGFSKNPEETLSIWDKEEILSDVVWTIRQFKPDVIICRFPTTGEGGHGHHTTSAILAEEAFDAAANPNRFPEQLKEVSVWQAKRLFWNTYNFGMINTTSSNQMKMDVGVYNPLLGKSYGEIASMSRSQHKSQGFGVAMQRGEEIEYFKFLKGDSKPDKDLFEGINFKWDRFTETAYLDDAIQKCIAEFNPSHPENSLDQLIGIYKVLDELRIGHSDMSFWVNQKLAACKNLIIQCAGLWMEAYPKDYTVVPGNTIQVTAQILVRNPVPVQFNAISFFKQTNKSMNKTLKQNIMETIEQSEKLPGNLAYSNPYWLNQSHSVGMYSVNDQMLIGKPENDFAEKVVFDITIKDLNLQIERGLSYKYTDPVKGEVYRPMEVLPPATVNISSNVWVFSSTEPKKIEFKVKANQARVKGLIQVKVPEGWTLDLEDANFEIAEKNGEAQINGYLHPSDSGKDGKLEVSLLINERTYTKSITRIEYDHIPYQFFLSDATAQLVHLDLVKTGTKIGYIPGAGDKVADNLKQIGYEITILNNEDLDKIDLAQFDAIVTGIRAYNVNTHLHIYHEKLMNYVHTGGNLIVQYNTNNRIAPLKEQIGPFPFEITNGRVTDETAEVKFNNPKASVLNVPNKITEEDFKGWIQERGLYFADKIDRNYDAIFSMHDKGEKDLKGSLIIGKYGKGNFVYTGLAFFRELPAGVPGAYRLFVNLLSLPQN